DNA sequence from the Penicillium psychrofluorescens genome assembly, chromosome: 3 genome:
CCAATTGGCGAGAGAAGTGGCGTTCATGTTGCAAGGGCTCCCAACGTCTATCTTCTGGCGTCTCGACGACGATATTGAGGTGGATCGCAGCTATGCACTTGCACATTCCTCGAATAAGGCGTTATCGTCCTTGCTGCGCTCTTTCAGTGAGATTGGCGCCAAGATGGACGTTGTTCGACGCTTCACTCAGGTACCTCAAACAGTTCCCTACATGCAGACATTTTgtcgaggaattgaagaGCGCCTACTCGAGTTCGACAAATTTCTATCTCAGATGCAGTGCCAGTACCTGACTCCCGGTTCTACGATCAGCTTACTGCAACTCCTGGATGATGTCCGCCGGCACTCCCGGCAGCTGGGGTTACTGGCGGATCTAGTCTCCCGCCTGGGCCAAGACGCGGCTGATCAGCCAATGCGCTGCCTGGACCTGCTATATGATTCGATTTGCATGTTGGAAGCTCTCGGTGATGGTAATGCCTTGCCAGCCCTCGCTGAGCTATTCTACGCGTGCTTCAAAACATACATGCGGTCAATTCAGGCCTGGATGGAAAGCGGGCGCATCGACGCGGCAGATCGCACTTTTTTTGTCAGGGAGAATAGCGCAAACGATGACCTGCGATCACTCTGGCATGACTGGTATACCCTCGATGAGGGCCCTCGGGGGCAGAATATCCCTCGGTTTCTCGAAATCAGCATCCAGAAAGTCTTTACCACCGGTAAGACTATGGTATTTCTGCGTCATCTCAACGCACTCCAGGACGAGTCCCTTGACAAACCTGCCGTTACGTTGGAAAACGTCCTCCCGTTACATTCGTCCTCTTCCCTCGCACTTCCTTTCTCTGCGCTTGTCCAATCTGCTCTGGAGAAACTGGTGGATGCGAACCACTCGGTCAGCGCCGGGTTCCTACGAAAGGAGCTTGACGAACAATGCGGGTTGTGGGCCTCTCTTGATGCCCTCCAGCATGTCTATCTGGGGAAAGACCTGAGCGTTCTCAGCATGATTGACGCCAAGGTTTTCGAGCTGATAGACAGGGGTCGTTCTTGGAATGACAAACTTCTTCTCACCGAGGTAACCAGGACTGCGTTCAGTGCAGTAGGTGTGATCGATCCATCGAGACTGGTCGTTCGACTAAATAGCGATTCTTCCCATTCCCGGCAAAGCCACCATCGAACAGTCAAAATCCTCAAGGCCATCTCAATCGACTATATCCTGCCCTGGCCTGTGGCGAATATCATTTCCGAGGATACAATCCACTCGTATCAGCGCATCTCCGTCTTCCTGATGCAGATCCGACGAGCCAAGTACGCGATTGTCAAACAACGCCTCCGAAATGCCCGCAACGCCACAGAAagcgaagatgatgatacGCTGACACATGTCCTCCACCACAACTTACTTTGGTTCCTCGACTTCCTATACGGCCATATAACGTACCTCGTCATCTCCAGCGCAACCCAATCCTTACACTCAGCCCTATCAAGCGCCGAAGATGTGGACGCCATGATCGCCGCGCACAAGGTCTACATGTCCTCCCTCGAAGACCAATGTCTCCTATCCAATAATCTTTCCCCGATTCACGATGCTatcatcaacctcctcgatctctgCGTTCGGTTTGCAGATCTGCAGACCGTGCATTCGTGGGGTGCCCAAGACCGGATGGTAGAAGAAAGTCATATTGGGATATCAAAGGCGTATCGCCGAACCAGGGActccgaggatgaggacgtTGACTCTGACTCCGATGAGGATCTTGACCATGAACGAACGCTGATGGGCTCATTCCGAGACGCGCCATATGATTACCAACTGCGAACGGTGCAGCGCCAGTCCGAGCACCTCGTCTCTTTCATCGCCGATGGGTTGAAAGGCGTTGCTCGTGCAGATGGACAGCCGAGCTGGGATATTTTGGCTGATCGGTTGGAGTGGAGGAAGGGCTTGGTGAAGTTTTGATTGTTTTGGGCTAGCCAATGCATTGAGACTGGGGAATGGATCGGATGGATGGCTTCGGCGTTAATGGATTCCACGCAgtaatgatgatgataattTAATGAACCCTAGCTCTTTGCTCTCTGCAATAATAATTCTCGTGAGATTCAATAGATTTCACATTGCTATATTTTGGTATATGAAAGTGTGGGAATATtgaagatggtctggatCCATCCTAGGTCCCATGTCCTTCGATGATAGATGAAGCTTTTTAAAACCAATGCAAACCGTTCACTCCAAGATCATCccagaaaagaaaagatgtAAACAGAAATTGAAAAACTAAGAGGACAGCAAGAAAGGACTTCAGCCAACCCATCTGCGGGCACTGAAGAAGATACGACCCCACGGGCCGATATCACCCCATCCTTCGGCCTTCGGAGGCAGCCAGCTAGCAATGCCATTGATGACTGTGCGCTCGGGGTGCGGCATGATAGCCAAAACGCGGCCGTCGGCGCTACGCACACCAGCAATACCCTCAGGACTGCCGTTCGGATTGAAGGGATACTTCATGGTTGCCTTCAAGGTGGCATTGTCCACGTACTTGACGGGGGCGAGACCCTCGCGAACGAAGTCGCGCGCCGAGCCACCCGGGGTGCCAGCGAAAGAGGCGCGACCCTCCCCATGAGCAACAGCGATTGGGAACGAGGAGCCGTCCATGCCATTCAAGAAGACGCTGGGGCGCGAAGGGTCCGGGTCCGAAATGCGTACCATACAGACACGGCCTTCGTACTGCTCGCTGGCGTTGCGCTCGAAGCTGGGCCAGTTGCTGGCGCCGGGGATTAGTTCCTTGACGCGAGACATGAACTGACAACCGTTGCAGACGCCCAGAGCGAAGGTGTCGGCGCGCTCGAAGAAGGACTGGAACTCCTTGCGAGTGTTATCGTGCAGCAGCACAGACTTGGCCCAACCTTGTCCTGCACCCAGGACGTCGCCGTAGGAGAAACCACCACAGGCGGCGAGACCGACAAAGCTGGCGAGAGAGACACGGCCCGAGATAATGTCTGTCATGTGGACATCCACGGCGGAGAACCCGGCCGTGTTGAAGGCGAAGGCCATTTCGGCTTGACTGTTGACACCTTGTTCGCGAAGGATGGCGACGCGCGGCTTGTTGGTGAAAGGAGAGAGCTGGGTCAAGCTGGTCATGAAAGGCAAGCCTCTATCCTTGGGATCAAATGTTGGGTTCCACGAGAGACCAGGGTCGGTATCATCGAGGATATTGGCAAACTCTTGGTCGGCGCAATCGGCGTTGTCACGAATCTTCTGCATGTGATAGGAGGTACTGGCCCAAGTCTGCTGCAGGTTGGAGCGGGTGTTGCGGTACACCAAGGAGGCCTTGTGGTAGATGACCAGgtcctgcttcttcttctcggagACACGTCCAATCTTGTGGATCAGACCTGGAGGAGGACCGCAAGTGGCAAAGCACGACCGGAACTGAGTCTCGTGTTCCTTGCGGACTTGGAAGACCGCACCAAGTTCTTCGTTAAAGAGAGTGTCAACAACATCCTTGGTGTGGAAAGAAGCGCAGATGTTGTCGATCATGATCTCAACACCACAGCGGCCGGCAAACATCATTTCGGCAAGAGTGGTCAACAGACCACCGTCAGACCGGTCGTGGTAAGCCAGAACAATGCCGGCATCCTGCAGCGACTGAGTCGCGTCGAAGAAGTCTCTGAAAAGGTCGACATCGCGAACATCGGGGCATTCAGTTCCCACTTCGTTGAAAACTTGAGCAAGAGCGGAGCCACCCAACGTCCTGCGACCAAAGGCAAGGTCAACAAACATGAGGACGGTCTCTccaacatcctcgacacgACGAAGAGCTGGAGTCCAGGTCTTGCGGAAATCACCCACTGGGGCGAATGAGGAGATAACGAGCGACATGGGTGCAGTGACCTCCTTGGCCTCATTAGACTCCTGATCCTTCCACTTCATCTTCATAGACATGGAATCCTTTCCGACGGGGATGCTGATGCCCAGCTTAGGACACAGGTCCAGACCAATTGCCTCGACAGCCTCGTAAATTGCCGCACCTTCGCCGGggtggctgctggcggaCATCCAGTTCGCAGACAGCTTCACTTGGCTAAGACGTTCCACCagatcggcggcggcgatgttCATCAGGGATTCAGCAACGGCCATGCGCGCAGAGGCagcggaagagatcaaagCCAGAGTGGGCTTTTCACCCATGGCCATCGCTTCACCGGTTTTGATTCCCTGTAGCAATGAGGTGGCAGTAACAGACACATCAGACACCGGAGTCTGCCATTTGCCAACCATCTGGTCACGAGCAGTGAGGCCACCGACAGTCCGGTCACCGATGGAAATCAAGAAGGACTTGGAGCCGACAGCAGGCAGAGACAGCACCCGATTGACAGCCTCGCTCACAAGCTCCACCTTCGAGGAGAGCGAAGGCAGATACTTGGTGAGACTGGAGTCCACTGTGGGCAGCTTCAGCTTGCGCGAGTCCACGGTTCTTGTCATGCGCGGGGGCTTTCCGAACAGTACGGACAAAGGGAGATCAATTGGCGCTGGGTATTCCTTGGAATCTCGGTCGAGAAGGATAagtctcttttcctcttcggACGTGCCACCCCCACGGCCAACAACTGAGAACCCACAGCGCTCTCGTTGGGCAATAGAAGTGAACTTGTTCATGCTGTTTTCGCCGACAGCCAAGACGTATCTCTCTTGTGCCTCGCAGCACCAAATCTGCATCGGGCTCATGCTCTTGTCGGTGCTGTCAACCTCGCGAAGCTCGAATGTGGCTCCCAAGCCAGAGTCGTGGATCAGCTCGGGAAGTGCATTGGACAAgccaccggcaccgacaTCGTGGATGAACTTGATGGGATTGTTGGTTCCCATTGCCACACAGGCATTGATAACCTCCTGGGCTCTTCGCTGAACTTCGGCATTGCCTCTCTGGACACTCGCGAAGTCAAGATCCGCGGACCCTTCACCAGATGTGATACTCGAGGCGGCTCCTCCTCCCAAGCCAATCAGCATGGCAGGACCACCCAGAACGACCAGAAAGGAGCCGGGCTTCACAATATCAGGGTTCTTCAGGGCGTGCTGGGGCCGAACAgttccaacaccaccggcaaTCATAATGGGCTTGTGATAGCCTCGCAGCTCCTTCTGGCCATTGCCAATGTCAATTTCGGTGAGTAGGGTTCGGAAGTAACCCGCCGTGCACGGCCGGCCGAACTCGTTGTTGTAAGCAGCACTACCAATGGGAGCCTCCAACATGATATCCAAGCTGCTTGCAATGTGGTTCGGTCTGCCCACATCGAGCTCCCAGGGTTGTTTGTGTCCAGGAATCAAGAGATCGGAAACGCAAAAGCCTGAAAGTCCAGCCTTTGGACGTGAGCCGCGGCCGACCGCGCCCTCATCACGGAtctctccaccagcgcccGTGGCCGCACCGGGATAGGGAGACACAGCGGTGGGATGGTTATGGGTTTCCACCTTGGCTAGGAAATGCACAATCTCCTTGGTGTGCGTCCACTCTCCAGTGGTCGTATCAGGTGCCCAGAATGCGGCCTCACCACCCTCCAGCACGGCGGCATTGTCACTGTATGCGCTGACGGTGTGCTTGGGATTCTTCTTGTGGGTGTTGCGGATCATGCCAAAGAGACTGTTGGGCATCTGCTTCCCATCGATGACCCACGATGCGTTGAATTGCTTGTGGCGGCAGTGCTCGGAGTTCACCTGGGCGAACATGAACAGTTCGACGTCGGTCGGGTCGCGGGCAATGGCGCCGTTCGGACCATATGCCTCGGCGAGATAGTCGATCTCTGATTCATCCAGTGCCAGACCCAACTCCTTGTTTGCTTCCTGGAGGATTTCCTTGGGGGGTCGCTCCCCGCTCTGTAGAGGGATGGTCTTGAGGGGCTGAGGTGCATGCTCCGAAAACATGAGATGCAAGTCGGGATCATCCTGACTGATAATCTGGGTCATGCGGTCGTGTAGGACGTCCAGGTACCCAGCGGTGTAATCCTCCGAGTCATTACGAAGACAGGAAACCTTCATGCCCCGCTCAATGCGTTTCACGTACTTGCGCAGGCCACAGACATGCGAAATACCAGTTGCTTGGGAGCTCCATGGCGAAATGGTCCCGGTGCGGGGGAACACATTGAACGTATCGAATTGTCCATCGTCGGAGGTGAAGGAAGGAGGGACGTCGGTGATATCGCCGTATCGAAGCAACTGCTCGAGCACCACACGCTGAGGCTCCTCGAGAGGCTGGACGGTGTGCACATAGTGAACCCACTGTGCTCGAACATCCTGGACCCCGAGACTCGCGGCAATGGCACGACCACGGGAGCGAGAGAACGCCACTGAGCCGGGGATGGCCAGATAGGTTGTCTCGGGAGCGGAAGTCATGATgaaggagtgggagaagaagagaagtggaCAGAGTCCCTCCTCTGTCAAGTGAAGGTTGTCACGGGGAGTGCGCAGCAAAAAGTGCTCCTGGTTGTTCCTTCCTGTTCGTTGAATCTTTTGGTTGGCGGGAAAAAATGAGCCCCGCGCTAAACCCGATTGACCTTATCAGGATGGAATCACGTGGTGATTGGAAGACCTAAATCGGGCAGTGTGGTGTAGAGTCAGCAACTACATAGTAGCCACAACCCtcgacatgatgatgattctaTCCCGATTACCCCATGAGCAGCTGTTGGAGATCGTAGACTATCTGACTGGGCCGGATACTGTGTCTTGACCCGTTGGTTGGCGAGCCCAAAGAGCATTACTAGGGCTAAACGGAGGAGACAGGACGAGATGACAGAAATCCTCTGCAAATAAGGCGCACAAGAGCCCAAACCTTGCGCAAGTATCGAAGTTGCGGAGCGAAGGTACAACCAAGGCCTTTTTGAATCAAGAATTAACTGTTTGAGCACAATTCTGTGTTGCGCTCAATGGGGCGTTATGCGGAGCAGTTTGTACTTCACCCTACCAATCAGATCCTTTTGCGACTGCTAAAAACCATCATGAGTTCATCCCAGCTTACAGAGTATCTCGAGTTAGACCGTTCTCGATCCTGCATCTATTTGATGTACAGATGAGGCAAGCCTGATGCTTACCTAAAGCGGTAATACCCTCCGAAAGGATTGAAATTCTATCATGCCAAGACAAATATTCTACCTGCACTCTTGCTGCCGAAGGCCTTGAATAAAAGTAAAAGTAGAGTTTGTGCCCTGACAGCCTTGAAGTCGTGACCTCCCAGTTCTGACTCGGTTCTAGCATTGAAACTGGGAGCAAACTGGAAATTCCTATCAGTTTTCGCAAAGTCTTATCTGAAAGCAGTCAGATCAAACGGAGAGGATATCAAGCTGGAACTCGGAACCGGGTCCTGAATTCCCCACAGCCTTGTAACAGATTTCTCACAGGGATGCAAGTCTTGGGTGAAGATCGGTCTAGATGAATTGAATTCGCCACAAGGGGAAAGTACCAGCTGTGGGCTCTTTCAAAGCAATATCTAGATTGGACCCGACAACCGTTCAAAGCGAGCTCTTCATAAGCATAGCATGCGTAGTAGTATGTACAAGTTTGAAAGCTAATCTACGAGCTTCTCCAAGCACTGGCCACGTCTACTTTTATTATGACAGTCATGACTTTATCATTGGAATCGATTATCCTGATGGCATCTAACACTATGGAGGCTTCCAGAAAAACCTGTCCTGAATCTATACGCAGTAAATCTCGCACGATATACAATCATAATCGGCGGGCTCGTAGCATCTTGCCTAATTTGGCTAGCGCCACTTCCGTAAAAGGCAACCGAGCCATCCCCGAGTGGCTCCACCCGGGACAAACATCCAATTTCGTCCATATGCCACGCGGGTCAATCTCATAATGACGAGTATCCATTTTTGGGATGGTCTAAGGGAGGTCCATGGTGTAGTAGTATAAGAATGCGACAGCCTCCCCCTGGTAGTACTCCTTCTACCAGATTGTCACCATCTCCGATATACCCAACAAGATGGAGACGCCGAGTATTGATATCACCCGCACCAATGAATCCAGCCGCACTGCCTCCCTAGAGCAGACCGAGGGGATCGACTATGCCAACCTCCCCGTCCGCCAACTAAATGATGGCGCAGATCTTCGAGAGTACATCACCGAAACCCGAGCCGGCGAGATCATCAAGCCGATCAAGTCCAATGTTACCGGCAAGACGGAAGATTGGAAGCTGGTGACCTTCACCATCGACGACCCCGAGAATCCCAAGAACTGGACGAAGCTATACAAATGGTACTGTACCATGGTCGTTGCCTTCACCTGCTTTGTGGTCGCGTTTTGCAGCAGTGTCATCACGGCCAAGTTGGAAGGGCCGATGGAAAGCTTCCATGTTTCCCGCGAAGTGAGTTTTGTCGCCGTGACTGTCTTCGTCGTTGGATTTGGTGTCGGTCCCATGGTCTTCGCACCATTGTCTGAAATCTTCGGACGCCGTCCGGTCTACGCCATTACTATGTTGCTGGCCGTTATTTTCGTTATTCCCTGTGCCGTGTCCAAGAATATTGGTACCCTGCTTGTCTGCCGAGCTATCGACGGCATCGCCTTCAGTGCCCCGATGACTCTAGTCGGTGGTACGCTGTCAGATCTGTGGAAGAACGAAGAACGCGGTGTTCCAATGGCAGCTTTCAGCGCTGCCCCCTTCATCGGTCCCGCCATTGGTCCTCTGGCTGGTGGATTCCTTGGTGATAActgtggctggagatggctTTACTGGCTTCAGCT
Encoded proteins:
- a CDS encoding uncharacterized protein (ID:PFLUO_005682-T1.cds;~source:funannotate) — its product is MALAARIGVLTDDLIAATARVSPDQKDSTRVKSLKRRVEASFHTGTHGRTDPFAVAKQLEGLQEKFQVLNRDELADALRIRLSELDNYKKSWSPEILSLFLQLSNRPAVFSNVDWLKVSADPIVEPESLSWSDLNAQGLAYSDEDIWEEVNFAADSSDDGLSSLSSGTSSPRTVPQNSDALEKGYVVPDEMFVSAEEEDLVVSIEKVQFWKAENHSTIPKGKEDASRTITEHQLAREVAFMLQGLPTSIFWRLDDDIEVDRSYALAHSSNKALSSLLRSFSEIGAKMDVVRRFTQVPQTVPYMQTFCRGIEERLLEFDKFLSQMQCQYLTPGSTISLLQLLDDVRRHSRQLGLLADLVSRLGQDAADQPMRCLDLLYDSICMLEALGDGNALPALAELFYACFKTYMRSIQAWMESGRIDAADRTFFVRENSANDDLRSLWHDWYTLDEGPRGQNIPRFLEISIQKVFTTGKTMVFLRHLNALQDESLDKPAVTLENVLPLHSSSSLALPFSALVQSALEKLVDANHSVSAGFLRKELDEQCGLWASLDALQHVYLGKDLSVLSMIDAKVFELIDRGRSWNDKLLLTEVTRTAFSAVGVIDPSRLVVRLNSDSSHSRQSHHRTVKILKAISIDYILPWPVANIISEDTIHSYQRISVFLMQIRRAKYAIVKQRLRNARNATESEDDDTLTHVLHHNLLWFLDFLYGHITYLVISSATQSLHSALSSAEDVDAMIAAHKVYMSSLEDQCLLSNNLSPIHDAIINLLDLCVRFADLQTVHSWGAQDRMVEESHIGISKAYRRTRDSEDEDVDSDSDEDLDHERTLMGSFRDAPYDYQLRTVQRQSEHLVSFIADGLKGVARADGQPSWDILADRLEWRKGLVKF
- a CDS encoding uncharacterized protein (ID:PFLUO_005683-T1.cds;~source:funannotate), which gives rise to MTSAPETTYLAIPGSVAFSRSRGRAIAASLGVQDVRAQWVHYVHTVQPLEEPQRVVLEQLLRYGDITDVPPSFTSDDGQFDTFNVFPRTGTISPWSSQATGISHVCGLRKYVKRIERGMKVSCLRNDSEDYTAGYLDVLHDRMTQIISQDDPDLHLMFSEHAPQPLKTIPLQSGERPPKEILQEANKELGLALDESEIDYLAEAYGPNGAIARDPTDVELFMFAQVNSEHCRHKQFNASWVIDGKQMPNSLFGMIRNTHKKNPKHTVSAYSDNAAVLEGGEAAFWAPDTTTGEWTHTKEIVHFLAKVETHNHPTAVSPYPGAATGAGGEIRDEGAVGRGSRPKAGLSGFCVSDLLIPGHKQPWELDVGRPNHIASSLDIMLEAPIGSAAYNNEFGRPCTAGYFRTLLTEIDIGNGQKELRGYHKPIMIAGGVGTVRPQHALKNPDIVKPGSFLVVLGGPAMLIGLGGGAASSITSGEGSADLDFASVQRGNAEVQRRAQEVINACVAMGTNNPIKFIHDVGAGGLSNALPELIHDSGLGATFELREVDSTDKSMSPMQIWCCEAQERYVLAVGENSMNKFTSIAQRERCGFSVVGRGGGTSEEEKRLILLDRDSKEYPAPIDLPLSVLFGKPPRMTRTVDSRKLKLPTVDSSLTKYLPSLSSKVELVSEAVNRVLSLPAVGSKSFLISIGDRTVGGLTARDQMVGKWQTPVSDVSVTATSLLQGIKTGEAMAMGEKPTLALISSAASARMAVAESLMNIAAADLVERLSQVKLSANWMSASSHPGEGAAIYEAVEAIGLDLCPKLGISIPVGKDSMSMKMKWKDQESNEAKEVTAPMSLVISSFAPVGDFRKTWTPALRRVEDVGETVLMFVDLAFGRRTLGGSALAQVFNEVGTECPDVRDVDLFRDFFDATQSLQDAGIVLAYHDRSDGGLLTTLAEMMFAGRCGVEIMIDNICASFHTKDVVDTLFNEELGAVFQVRKEHETQFRSCFATCGPPPGLIHKIGRVSEKKKQDLVIYHKASLVYRNTRSNLQQTWASTSYHMQKIRDNADCADQEFANILDDTDPGLSWNPTFDPKDRGLPFMTSLTQLSPFTNKPRVAILREQGVNSQAEMAFAFNTAGFSAVDVHMTDIISGRVSLASFVGLAACGGFSYGDVLGAGQGWAKSVLLHDNTRKEFQSFFERADTFALGVCNGCQFMSRVKELIPGASNWPSFERNASEQYEGRVCMVRISDPDPSRPSVFLNGMDGSSFPIAVAHGEGRASFAGTPGGSARDFVREGLAPVKYVDNATLKATMKYPFNPNGSPEGIAGVRSADGRVLAIMPHPERTVINGIASWLPPKAEGWGDIGPWGRIFFSARRWVG